The Sulfuricurvum sp. IAE1 DNA segment CTTTTCATGCAAACTCCTTTTCGGATAAGTCTAACAAAGCTCTATTGACCCTCTATAAATGCACTGTTAACAGGATTAACGTTCGCTCTCTCCTTGTGCATAGACTTTGACATAATTCCCCTGGTTTGTTTTTAACGAAGCATCAGATAACTGTTCCACCTGTTCGGCGCTTAACGCGAAACCTTCATCCGCGGCATACGCGGCAGCGGTTTTGATTTTCAGGCCGTTTTCCTGGTATGCCGAATAATCTTCCGACAATTTGCGGCTGTTTTCATCTATCTGTTTCTGCTCTTCTTTGGCTTCGTCTTCTTGTGCTTTGAGCATAGCAGGATCGGGTCGCCCCACCTGGAAAGGCTGGGAATGGGGGCTTTGAAAAAGATAGGAACTGATCGTCATCGCGTCCTCCTTTTCGTGATTGATCTATACAATAAATGTACTCCCATAAAACTCAAAAAATGATTAAGTAACAAAACTATACGCTACAATAATTCAAATCCATACCAAGGAACGTTATGCAGGTTTTTCTGATTATTCTCGCCGTGGTATCACTGAGTCTGATACTGATGTACAACTCGCTGATCGGTAAAAAAAATCAGGTCGATAACATCTTCGCCGGAGTCGATGCCGTCCTCAAAAAACGGTTCGACCTCATCCCCAACCTCGTCGCCTCCGTAGAACGTTACATGGAACACGAAAAATCGACGCTGGAAAAAGTGACGCAATTGCGCAGCGAAGGGATGAAAAGCGGAATAAGCGATGAGCAGAAAATCGCTCTTGACGCCAAACTGACCGCCGCCCTGGGATCCGTTACGGTGGCAATGGAGGCATATCCCGACCTCAAAGCCAACGAAAACGTGATGCACCTGCAACGCTCGCTGGCCGAAATCGAAGAGCAGATTTCCGCCGCGCGGCGCGCCTACAATCAGGCCGTCACCGACCTGAACAATGCCATCGAAATGTTCCCGACCAACCTGATGGCGGGGTGGATGAAACTGCAACGCCGGGCCGTGTTTGAAATCACTCTCAATGAACGCCAAAACGTTAACGTCGGTGATCTCTTCAACCGTTCATGAAAAGCGCCTCGGAACTCACCGATTTTTATTACCGAGAGCTCTATCCCTCACTCAGTGAACTGGAAAAGACC contains these protein-coding regions:
- a CDS encoding LemA family protein codes for the protein MQVFLIILAVVSLSLILMYNSLIGKKNQVDNIFAGVDAVLKKRFDLIPNLVASVERYMEHEKSTLEKVTQLRSEGMKSGISDEQKIALDAKLTAALGSVTVAMEAYPDLKANENVMHLQRSLAEIEEQISAARRAYNQAVTDLNNAIEMFPTNLMAGWMKLQRRAVFEITLNERQNVNVGDLFNRS